The Streptomyces durmitorensis genome contains the following window.
GTCGGCGCGGGGTTGAGCCAGAAGGAACTGGGTGCGCGGGCGCACTGCGGGGAGGATCTGGTCTCGGCGATGGAACGGGGCGTTCGCACGCCGCAGCCCGAGTTCTTGGAACTGGCGGATCCGTTGCTGGGGGCGGGCGGTCTGCTGCTGGCCGTCATCGATGACGTACGGGAGGCGCAGAAGAGGTCGCGTACGCGGCACCCGGAGTGGTACCGGGGGTACGCCAGCCTGGAGGCGCTGGCGGTCCAGCTCTACGTGTACACCAACCAGTCGGTTCCCGGCCTGTTGCAAACAGAGGCGTACGCACAGGCCATGTTCGCCCAGTGGAAGCCGCTGCTGAGCGAGGAAACCATCGAGAAACGAGTGGCGGACCGCCTCGCTCGTCAGCAGATCTTCGACCCCTGGCCTTCACCGACGTTCAGCTTCATCCTGGACGAGAGCGTGCTGCTGCGACCGATCGGAGGGAAAGTCGTCCACGAGGAGCAACTGCGGAAGCTCCTGCGTATCGGGCGGATGCGGACAGTCCAACTGCAGGTGATGCCATTGACTCGGGAGGAACAACCCAGCCTGGACGGCCCGTTCACTCTCCTGACGCCCAAAAAGCAGCAGCAGGTGGCGTACATGGAGATCCACACGTACCCGCGCTTGATCACCGTTCCGGAGGAAGTCCGCGTACTCTCCGTCCGCTATGGGATCCTGCAATCGGAGGCTCTCACACCCCGTGATTCGCTGGCCATGATCGAGAAGATGCTGGGAGAACTATGAGCACCGAGGAACTCACCTGGTTCAAGTCCAGCTACAGCAGCGGGGGCGGAGGCGAATGCCTCGAAGTCGCTTACGCCTGGCGCAAGTCCACCCACAGCGGTGGCGAAGGCGGCGAATGCGTGGAGGTATCCCCCTGCCCCCACGCCATCCACGTACGTGACTCCAAGAACCCCGAAGGCCCCAACCTCAGCGTCACACCCACCACTTGGGCCGCCTTCATCTCGCACACGCAGGGAACCGCCACCGCGTAGGCGCCCGCATATCTGAGTCCCACCCGAAGACCAGCCGCGGCCTAACCCGGAAAACGGGTCCCGCGGTGACGAACCGCGTCAGCTCCCGCACGCCCGCGACCGCCTCAGTCGTGCCCTCCACGATCACCGGCCGGTCGCCGTCGTCCAGGCCACAGGCCGTCCTCCAGCCAGACGCCCCAGACGGGGCGCGTGTGAGGTCGGCCGTCGGGGCGGGTCGTGGCGATCCAGTACGTGCGGGCCGCGGTCAGCCGCTGGGCCGCCCAGGCCCACGGCAGCAGCTCCCCCGGCCCCAGCCGCCGTCGAGGACCGGCCGACTTGACATGCAACCAAATGGTTGCCAATTTAAAAGGGAGGGGGTTGGATGACATGGACGAGGTGTTCAAGGCACTCGCGGACACGAGCCGAAGGCTGCTGCTCGACCGGCTGAACGAGCGGGCCGGGCAGAGTCTGCGCGAGCTGTGCGCGGGGCTTGAGATGTCCAGGCAGGCGGTGTCCAAGCACCTGGCGGTGCTGGAGGGCGCTGGCCTGGTCACGGCGGTCCGGCATGGCCGGGAGAGGCTGCACTACCTCAACCCCGTACCCATCCACGACATTGCCGACCGCTGGATAGACCAGTACGAGCGGGGCCGGATGGCCGCGCTCGGCAATCTGAAGGACGCCCTGGAAGGAACGGCGATGAGCAAGCCCGAGTACGTCTACACGATCTACATCCACACCACGCCCGAGAAGCTCTGGGAGGGTCTGACCAGCCCGGAGTTCCTGAAGCAGTACCACGGCGGCTGGGCGCCCTCCTCCGACTGGAAGGTCGGCTCGAAGGTGCTGTGGCCGGTCGAGGACGGCGGCGAGCCGCAGGACCTGGGCCAGGTCGTCACCGAGTCGGAGCCCGGCAAGCGGCTCGCCTACACCTGGCACACGCTCCAGCCGATGCACCAGGAGATGTTCGGCATGGGCGACGAGGAGTTCGCAGAGGCGGCCAAGGAGCGCTCGAAGGTCACCTTCGACATCGAGCCCTCCGAGGAGCCGGACCTTGGCGTCAAGCTGACCATCACGCACGACGGCTTCACCTCGGCCGACTCCAAGATGCTCGCGGGCGTCAAGGACGGCTGGACCATGATGCTGTCGGAGCTGAAGACGATCCTCGAGAAGGCCGCCTGAGGTCGTACTCCTCGTACTTCTGGCAACTCGGGCTCAGGGGCGCGGCTCCCCGTTCCACCGCCACGAAGTGAGCCGTTCCCGCCCCGCCAACTCCCCGCGCCCGGTGGCCCACAGCAGCGTCGGCCACGTTTCCGCGCCCGAGCCCGAGGGGGCGTCAGGGAACAGGCGGTGGAGGACCCGGGCGCACACGTCGGCGGGCGGGGTCCACTTCAGCCCCAGGCCCGCCGCCAAGTCGTACGTGTGGACCAGGGTTTCCACGATTCCCATCGCCGCGAAGCCCTCCGGGTCGGAGACCCCGAAGCCGTGGTACGCCCGCGTCGTCGGCGGGGCCGTGCGCACCATGGCGATCAGCAGCGCGCCGCTCGACTCCAGGACCTGGAGGAGGCCTGCTGGGCCCGCGTCGCGGTTCGCGTGGATGGCGTTGGACGGGCCGCCGGGCCTGCGCGGCTCCCAGATGAAGGGGACCTCGTCCGTCAACGGCGGCTGCCGCGGGCCGAGTTGAGCCGCGTACGCGAAGAGGTCGTCGGCGAGGTGCTCGACCGTCTCCCAGCAGTCCCACTCCAGCGTGCCCGCCTTGCCGTCCCAGGCGGCCGGGGGCGCTTCTCGGAGCGTGGCGAGGGCGAGCTGGACGGCCTGGTCGAGGTCGTCGGGGGTTACGGGACCGGGCGTTGCGGGTTCTTGTTCGGCTTGTCGGCGCATGCGGGAACGGTAGCCGCGCGTCGGGGGAAGGGGAGGGGCAGGGCAAGGCAGGGGCACTGCGGGGGTTGCAGGAAAATCCCGGTTCGGGAGGGCATTCCGGGGTCCTGGGCGGGATCTTTCTGCAATCGGGGGCTCTCGCGGACCGGCCTCCCACGGGCTGGACTCTCACGGACTGTCCCCGACGGACCGGCCTCCCACGGGCTGGACTCTCACGAACCGGCCCCCGCTCAGCCGCGGCCGTCCCTCGGCAGCAGCCATGCCGCGAGGGCCGTCGTGGCGCACAGGAGCAAGCCCACCGCGAGGAGCGCCTCGCGCATTCCCGTGGCCGAGAAGCCCGTCCCGCCGTCGGCTGCCAGGAGCGCGCCGAACAGTGCCACCGCCATCGCGCCGCCCGTCTGGCGCAGGGCGTTGAGCAGGCCGGACGCTGTGCCCGCGCGGTGGGCCGGTACGGCGTCCATCAGCAGGGCGGTCAGCGCGGGGACCGCGAACGCGCCGCCCATGCCGGTGGGGACGAGCAGGACGAGCACCAGCCAGAGCGGGGTGTCCGCGGCCAGCGGCAGTAGGACGAACATGGCGAGCGCGAGCACCGCCTGGCCCGCCACGATGACCCGGCGGCGGCCGATGCGCTCGGCCATGCGCGGCGAGACGAGGTTCGTCGACGTGATGATGACCGCGAGAGGGACGAACATCAGGCCCGCCGCGATCGCCGACATCCCGCGCAGCTGCTGGAAGTAGAGGCCGAGCAGGAAGACGATCCCGTAGAAGCCCGCGTTGACGGCGAAGCCGATGGCCAGCGAGACGCTGACCTTCCGCTCCCGCAGCAGGCCCAGCGGGACCATGGGCGCGCGGTGCCGCTTCTCGGCGGCGTGAAAGCCGAACCCCGCCGCGACGGCGAGGGCGGCGGCGCCGAGCACCGGCGCGCTCGTCCACCCCAGGTGCCCGCCCTCGATGACGGCGAACGCGAGCCCCGCGAGGGCGAGTACGGCGGTGGCCTGACCGGCGACGTCGATGGGCGCGGGGCGCCGCGCGGAGGGGGCGGTGCGGGCGAGAAGGGCCAGGATCACGGCCCCTATCGGCAGGTTGAGGAGGAAGACGGCACGCCAGCCCGCCGCCTCGGTGAGTACGCCGCCGAGTACGGGCCCGGCCGCCATGGCCACGGAACCGCCCACCGTCCACAGCGCGATGGCGCGGGCACGGCGGCGCGGGTCGTCGTACGCCTGGCGGATCAGCGCGAGCGATGCGGGCATGACGACGGCCGCGGCCCCGCCCTGTGCCACGCGGGCGGCGATGAGCGCGCCGATGCCGGGGGCGAGGGCGCAGGCGAGCGAGGCAAGGGTGAAGAGGCCGACGCCCCAGGCGTAGGCACGCCGAGCCCCCGCCCGGTCGGCGAGGGCTCCGGCGGAGAGCATGAGGGCGGCGAACATCAGCGTGTACGCGTCCACGACCCACTGGAGCCCTGCCATGCCGCCGTGCAGGGAGGTGCGGATGGCGGGCAGGGCGATGTTCACGGCGGACACGTCGACGGTGATGACGGTGAAGCCGAGGAGGGAGGCGAGGAGGGGGGCGAGGGTCGGGGAGCGGTGGGGAGGGGAGGTGGGCGCGAGGGGAGAGGCCGTGGATGCGGTGGCCGTCTGGGTCACAGGACGACTCCTGAGATTCGGGGGGCGGGCGGGAAAGGCCTGTTCGGCAAGGAGGCACTGCGGGGCAAACGGGTGGGCGGGCGGGAAAGGCCTGTTCGGCAAGGAGGCACTGCGGGGCAAACGGGCGGGTGGGCGGGAGAGGCCCTTGGGGCAACCAGAGCAACGGGGCACAACGCAACCGGCGGCACCCCAAGACTCCGCCCAGGCCCGCCGCCCAGGCAGACCGCGACGTTCCTGGCCCTGACACGGCCCCCCACACCCCACCCCCACCGGGGACAATGGACGGATGGCAAAGGCAGAGGGCACGGGCACGGAACTGGGCAGATACCTGCGGGCGAGGCGCGCGCAGGTGAGCCCCGCGGACGCCGGTCTCCCGGCCGGCACGGGCCTGCGCCGCACCCCCGGCCTCCGCCGCGAGGAACTCGCCACCCTCGCGGGAGTCAGCGTCGACTACTACACCCGCCTGGAGCGGGGCCGCGAGACGAACCCCTCCCCCTCCGTCATAGACGCCCTGGCCCGCGCCCTGCGCCTCAGCGGCGACGCCCACGAGCGCCTGCACGACCTGGCCGAACTGGCATCGGGCCGCCTCACGGAACCGCACCCCACCCCCGGGGACACCGTCCGCCCGAGCATCCAGCGCATGCTGGAGAACCTCAGCCCGTCACCCGCGTACGTGGTCAGCCGCCACAGCTACATGCTGGCCGCCAACCCGGCAGGGCGCCGCCTCCTGCCGGGCCTGTGGGACTGGCCCGCGGAGAAGCGCAACGTCACGCGCTATCTGTTCCTGCACCCCGTGGGCCGCGTGCTCTACCAGCCCTGGGAGGAGACGGTGGCCAAGTCCGTCGCGCACCTGCGCGCGGTCGGTGGCGTGGACGTGGACTCCCCCCAGCTGGCCTCCCTGGTCGGCGAACTCCTCCTCAAGTCAACGGACTTCGCCCGCCTCTGGGAGCGCTACGAAGTCAAGGAACGCGGGGGCGGCACCAAGTCCTTCGACCACCCGAAGGTGGGCGCGATGACGCTCACGTACGAGGTGATGAAGCTGGCGAGGACGGACGGCCAGCGCCTGGTGGTCTACCAGGCCGAGCCGGGCAGCGCGGACGACGAAGCGATGCTGCGCCTGGACCCGGCGGCCCGCACCACCCGCTAGCCACCCGCCAGCCACCGGGCACGAACCACCGGCCGCCGCTACTCCTCCTCGTCCACCCCACACGAACTCCCGTTCGCCGGCATCTCCCCGTACAACAGGAACCCGTCCACCTTGTCCCGCACGCACTTCGACCCGGCGTAACCGGTGTGTCCGTCACCCTTGTTGTCGAGCACGACGGCGGCAGACCCGAGCCGCTCGGCGGTCTCCTGGGTCCAGCGGTACGGCGTGGCGGGGTCGCCCCGGGTGCCGACGAGCAGGAAGTCTGGGCTCTTCACGTCGCGTACTTCATCGCGGATGTAGTCCGTGCCCGCGGGCCGCCCGAAGCAGAAGAGCACCGGCATCAGCATCGAACGCCCGAAGATCGCGGACGTCGACTCGAACTCCTCCTGAAGCTTGGTGACTTCCTTCTCTATGCTGTCGGCGTCGGGCCGGTCCGGGTCGTCCGCGCAGTTCACGGCCATGAGCGCGGCAGCCATGTTGTCGGCGGGAATGTCCTCGGGCGCCCGGCCCGCCAGGCCCGCCACGCCCGCCAAGCCCCCCACGCCCGCCAGACCCTGCACGCCGTCCCCGGGTGCCTGCTGGGCCAGCGACCCGCTCATCCGCAGCAGCGCCCTGGGGTCCCCGTCCGCGAGCAGCGCGCCGAGCGCCTGCGAGAGCGCGGGCCACGACTGCCTGCTGTAGAGCGCCTGGCCGAGTACGTCCACGACGTCCTGGCCGGTGAACTCGGCGCCGTCGGAGGACTGGAGCGGGTACGTGTCGAGCCCCTTGATCAGCTCACTCATGTTGTCGCGGGCCGCACGCGAGTCCGTTCCGAGGACACAACCCGCGTTACCCGTGCACCACTTGATGAAGTTGTCGAGGGCGGTCTGCCGCCCCTCCGCGCTGACCAGGGCCTGTTCCTCGACGTCCTCGGTCAGCGTGTCCACGCCGTCCAGGACCATCCGCCCGACCTTCTTCGGGAACTGGGCGGTGTACACGGCGCCGAGCCGCGTCCCGTAGGAGAAGCCCAGGTAGTTGAGCTTCTTGTCGCCGAGCACCTGCCGCATGACGTCCATGTCGCGCGAGACGTTGACGGTCCCGACGTACGGAAGGACGGGTCCCGACTCCTTCTCGCACTGCTCGTTGATCTTGCGCATCTCGTCGAGCACGGCAGCGGGGTCCTCGGGTCCGCCCTCCATCTCCGGCTCCTGCGCACCGTCCTCCCCGCAGCTGACGGGCGAACTCTCGCCCACGCCACGGGGATCGAAGGAGACCACGTCGTACCCCTTGCCGAGATACTCGAACTCCTTCTGCGCATGGAGCAGCCCAGACACCCCCGCGCCGCCGGGCCCCCCGAAGTTGATCAGGAGCGAACCCCGGGGCTTGCCGCTGGACTTGATGCGGACCATGGCCACCTCGACCTTGCCGCGCGACGGTTTCGCGTAGTCGAGAGGGACCGTGATCTTGCCGCACTGGACGTTCTTGTCCTTGGGGACGGCGGTGGCGTCCGACTCGGACAGGAGACCCGCCCCGTCTCCCTCGCAGGCGCCCCACTTGATCTTCTGCGTGTAGAAGCGGGAAAGATCGGGGGACGAGGACGAGGGTGAGGGTGAGAGTGAGGGTGAGGACGCGGGTGAAGAGGGCGACTCGGGCGAAGCCGCCGCGCTCACGCCCGGCAGCCAGGCCCCTGTCCCCATGACGGCCAGCGCGGTCACGCCGGCGAGTACGGCAGCTCTGCGCACGGCAACCTCCCAGGGTCTGCCCCTCGATCACCCTAAGCGCGGGGCAGCGGCCCCGCCCGTCCAGGTGACAGCGAGTGACATCCGCTACCGTGCGTGTCCGTAAAGTCCCTCGATCTCCTCCGCGAAGTCCCGCTCGATGGCGTCCCGCTTCAGCTTCAGGGACGGGGTCAGATGGCCGCTCTCCTCCGTGAAGTCCACGGGCAGCACGGCGAACCGCCGGATGGACTCGGCCCGCGACACGAGCTTGTTCGCCTCGTCGACGGCGCGCTGAAGCGTCTCGCGCAGGTCGGCGTCGTCCACGAGACCGGGGCCCGTGTGCGCCTTCTTCTTCATCCGGCACCAGTGCGCGATGCCGTCCGCCTCCAGCGTGAGCAGGGCGGTGATGTAGGGCCGGTCGTCGCCGACCACCATGCACTGGCCGACCAGCGGGTGGGCGCGCAGCCAGTCCTCCAGCGGGGCCGGGGCCACGTTCTTGCCGCCGGTGGTGATGAGGATGTCCTTCTTGCGTCCGGTGATGGAGAGGTATCCGTCGGCGTCGAGTGCGCCGATGTCCCCGGTCGCGAACCACTCCCCCCGCTCGGGCACCACGCGGCCCGCCTGCCCGTCCCAGTACCCGCCGAAGACCTGCCCTCCGGCGAGCAGCACCTCCCCGTCGTCCGCGATCCGCACGCGCGTGCCGGGCAGCGGCCAGCCCACCGTGCCGAGCCGCGGCTTCAGGGGCGGTGTCACGGTCGCGGCGGCGGTGGTCTCGGTCAGCCCGTAGCCCTCGAAGATCTCGATGCCCGCGCCCGCGTAGAACGCGGCGAGGCGGCGCCCGAGCGGCGAACCGCCGCAGATCGCGTACCGCACCTTGCCGCCGAGGGCCGCGCGGATCCGCCGGTAGACCAGCGGGTCGTACAGCGCGCGGGCCATCCGGAGCCCGAACGTCGGACCGGGTCCTGTGCCGTGCTGCCGCGCCTCGACCGCCTCGCCGTAGCGGACCGCGATGCGGGCGGCGCGGTCGAAGGAGGAGGCGCGGCCCATCTTCTCTGCGGTGGCGCGCCCGGTGTTGAAGACCTTCTCAAGGACATACGGAATGGCGAGCAGGAAGGTCGGCCGGAAGCCTGCCAGGTCCCCCAGCAGATCCTCGGTCTGAATGCTGGGCGCGTGCCCGAGCCGCACCCGCGCGCGCAGACAGCCGACGGCGACCATGCGCCCGAAGACGTGGGACAGCGGCAGGAAGAGCAGCGTGGAGGCAGGCGCCTTGCTGACGGACTTGAAGACGGGATGCAGCAGCTCGATGGCGTTGTCGACCTCGGCGAAGAAGTTGCCGTGGGTCAGGACACAGCCCTTGGGCCGCCCGGTGGTGCCGGAGGTGTAGATGAGCGTGGCAACGGAATCGGGCCCCAACTCGGCCCGCCTCCCGGCGACTTCGGCATCGGAGACATCCCCGTTGCGCCCCAGCTCGGCGAGCCGCCGCACGTCCCCCTTCTCGAAGGACCACAGATGCTCCAGGTCGGGCATCCGGTCCCGCTCGGGCCCGAGCGAAGCGGCCAGCGCGACGGTCTCGACGGCGAGCGCGACGGCGCCCGAGTCCTGGAGGATCCACCGGGTCTGATAGGCGGAGGAGGTCGGATAGACGGGCACGGTGACGAGCCCGGCCGCCCAGCCCGCGAAGTCGAGCAGCGTCCACTCGTACGTCGTACGCGCCATGATGGCGAGCCGGTCCCCCGGGGCGAGCCCTTCGGCGATCAACCCCTTGGCGACGGCGAGCACTTCCTCGGCGAACTCCGCGGCCGAAACGTCCCGCCACCGCCCGTCGTCGCCCTTCCGGGAGAGCACGGCTTCGGCGGGGGCCTCGCGGGCGTTGTCGAAGGGGATGTCGGCGAGGGACCCACTGCTGACGGGGGCGGCGAAGGGCGGCACGGAGACTTCGCGGACGACGCCGTCGAGATGGCGCAGACGGGGTTCGACGAGGGCTGGCTGGGGGGCGACGGGGGGCATGGGGTGGCGGCTCCTTGTCGGGTGATGGTCGGGTGATCCGCCTCCCGGCATCCGCCGGTCCGCGCTGCGGGACTGCGGCTCGCCCGGGACTGCGGGACTGCATGCGGGCGTACGCGGCGGAACCGGTGGGCGGTGAGCGGTGGCGGTGGGCGGTGGCGGTGGGCGGTGGGCGGTGACAGTGGCTACCGCTCCAGAATCGCGGTCACCCCCTGACCGCCCGCCGCGCAGATGGAGATGAGCCCGCGCCCCGGCGTACCCCGTTCGGCCAGCAGTTTCGCCAGGGTGGCGACGATCCGCGCACCGGTGGCGGCAAAGGGATGCCCCGTGGCGAGCGAGGACCCGGCGACGTTGAGCCGGTCCCGGTCCACGACGCCGAGCCCGCGCTTCTCCCAGGCGGCGAGCGTGGCGAGCACCTGCGAGGCGAAGGCCTCATGGATCTCGACGAAGTCGAAGTCCGAGAGGCCGAGCCCGACGCGCTCCAGCATCCGCGGCACGGCGTACGCGGGCGCCATGAGCAGCCCGTCCTCACCACCGACGACATCGCCCGCGACGAAATCGACGGCGGCGGTCTCGTACGCGGTCAGATAGGCCAGCGGTTCGAGCCCGCGCTCCTCGGCCCACTCCTCACTGGCGAGCAGGGCGACGGCGGCACCGTCCGTCAAGGGCGTCGAATTCCCGGCGGTCATGGTCGGGTTGCTGCCCGTCACCCCGAAGACGGGCTTCAGCTTCCCCAGCTTCTCGACGGTCGACCCGGGCCGCAGATTCTGATCCCGCTCTAGCCCACGGAACGGCACGACGAGCCCGTCCAGGAGCCCCCTGTCGTACGCGGCGGCGAGCCGCTGGTGGCTGGCCGCCGCGAGTTCGTCCTGGGCCTCGCGGGTGACGCCCCAGGCCTGGGCGGTCACGGCGGCGTGCTCACCCATCGAAAGCCTGGTGCGGGGCTCCGCGTTGCGCGGGATGTCGGGCACGAGGTGCGAGGGCCGCACGCGGGCAAGGGCCTTGACCCGGCCGCCGGCCGACTTGGCGCGGCGGGCGGCCAGGAGGATCTTCCGCAGGGAGTCGTTGACGCCGAGGGGCGCGTCGCTC
Protein-coding sequences here:
- a CDS encoding helix-turn-helix transcriptional regulator; its protein translation is MAKAEGTGTELGRYLRARRAQVSPADAGLPAGTGLRRTPGLRREELATLAGVSVDYYTRLERGRETNPSPSVIDALARALRLSGDAHERLHDLAELASGRLTEPHPTPGDTVRPSIQRMLENLSPSPAYVVSRHSYMLAANPAGRRLLPGLWDWPAEKRNVTRYLFLHPVGRVLYQPWEETVAKSVAHLRAVGGVDVDSPQLASLVGELLLKSTDFARLWERYEVKERGGGTKSFDHPKVGAMTLTYEVMKLARTDGQRLVVYQAEPGSADDEAMLRLDPAARTTR
- a CDS encoding pyridoxamine 5'-phosphate oxidase family protein codes for the protein MSSNPLPFKLATIWLHVKSAGPRRRLGPGELLPWAWAAQRLTAARTYWIATTRPDGRPHTRPVWGVWLEDGLWPGRRRPAGDRGGHD
- a CDS encoding MFS transporter yields the protein MTQTATASTASPLAPTSPPHRSPTLAPLLASLLGFTVITVDVSAVNIALPAIRTSLHGGMAGLQWVVDAYTLMFAALMLSAGALADRAGARRAYAWGVGLFTLASLACALAPGIGALIAARVAQGGAAAVVMPASLALIRQAYDDPRRRARAIALWTVGGSVAMAAGPVLGGVLTEAAGWRAVFLLNLPIGAVILALLARTAPSARRPAPIDVAGQATAVLALAGLAFAVIEGGHLGWTSAPVLGAAALAVAAGFGFHAAEKRHRAPMVPLGLLRERKVSVSLAIGFAVNAGFYGIVFLLGLYFQQLRGMSAIAAGLMFVPLAVIITSTNLVSPRMAERIGRRRVIVAGQAVLALAMFVLLPLAADTPLWLVLVLLVPTGMGGAFAVPALTALLMDAVPAHRAGTASGLLNALRQTGGAMAVALFGALLAADGGTGFSATGMREALLAVGLLLCATTALAAWLLPRDGRG
- a CDS encoding helix-turn-helix domain-containing protein — encoded protein: MASTEPEERRPERPAEEDGTAHLFRAVGKQIKVLRVGAGLSQKELGARAHCGEDLVSAMERGVRTPQPEFLELADPLLGAGGLLLAVIDDVREAQKRSRTRHPEWYRGYASLEALAVQLYVYTNQSVPGLLQTEAYAQAMFAQWKPLLSEETIEKRVADRLARQQIFDPWPSPTFSFILDESVLLRPIGGKVVHEEQLRKLLRIGRMRTVQLQVMPLTREEQPSLDGPFTLLTPKKQQQVAYMEIHTYPRLITVPEEVRVLSVRYGILQSEALTPRDSLAMIEKMLGEL
- a CDS encoding acetyl-CoA C-acetyltransferase — its product is MNLPTTRRVAVIGGSRIPFARSDGPYATASNQEMLTAAVDGLVERYRLEGTGDVGEFVAGAVLKHSRDFNLARETVLGSRLAPTTPAYDIQQACGTGLQAVIAAANKIMLGQTESAVAGGADTASDAPLGVNDSLRKILLAARRAKSAGGRVKALARVRPSHLVPDIPRNAEPRTRLSMGEHAAVTAQAWGVTREAQDELAAASHQRLAAAYDRGLLDGLVVPFRGLERDQNLRPGSTVEKLGKLKPVFGVTGSNPTMTAGNSTPLTDGAAVALLASEEWAEERGLEPLAYLTAYETAAVDFVAGDVVGGEDGLLMAPAYAVPRMLERVGLGLSDFDFVEIHEAFASQVLATLAAWEKRGLGVVDRDRLNVAGSSLATGHPFAATGARIVATLAKLLAERGTPGRGLISICAAGGQGVTAILER
- a CDS encoding alpha/beta hydrolase gives rise to the protein MRRAAVLAGVTALAVMGTGAWLPGVSAAASPESPSSPASSPSLSPSPSSSSPDLSRFYTQKIKWGACEGDGAGLLSESDATAVPKDKNVQCGKITVPLDYAKPSRGKVEVAMVRIKSSGKPRGSLLINFGGPGGAGVSGLLHAQKEFEYLGKGYDVVSFDPRGVGESSPVSCGEDGAQEPEMEGGPEDPAAVLDEMRKINEQCEKESGPVLPYVGTVNVSRDMDVMRQVLGDKKLNYLGFSYGTRLGAVYTAQFPKKVGRMVLDGVDTLTEDVEEQALVSAEGRQTALDNFIKWCTGNAGCVLGTDSRAARDNMSELIKGLDTYPLQSSDGAEFTGQDVVDVLGQALYSRQSWPALSQALGALLADGDPRALLRMSGSLAQQAPGDGVQGLAGVGGLAGVAGLAGRAPEDIPADNMAAALMAVNCADDPDRPDADSIEKEVTKLQEEFESTSAIFGRSMLMPVLFCFGRPAGTDYIRDEVRDVKSPDFLLVGTRGDPATPYRWTQETAERLGSAAVVLDNKGDGHTGYAGSKCVRDKVDGFLLYGEMPANGSSCGVDEEE
- a CDS encoding maleylpyruvate isomerase N-terminal domain-containing protein, whose translation is MRRQAEQEPATPGPVTPDDLDQAVQLALATLREAPPAAWDGKAGTLEWDCWETVEHLADDLFAYAAQLGPRQPPLTDEVPFIWEPRRPGGPSNAIHANRDAGPAGLLQVLESSGALLIAMVRTAPPTTRAYHGFGVSDPEGFAAMGIVETLVHTYDLAAGLGLKWTPPADVCARVLHRLFPDAPSGSGAETWPTLLWATGRGELAGRERLTSWRWNGEPRP
- a CDS encoding ArsR/SmtB family transcription factor — translated: MDEVFKALADTSRRLLLDRLNERAGQSLRELCAGLEMSRQAVSKHLAVLEGAGLVTAVRHGRERLHYLNPVPIHDIADRWIDQYERGRMAALGNLKDALEGTAMSKPEYVYTIYIHTTPEKLWEGLTSPEFLKQYHGGWAPSSDWKVGSKVLWPVEDGGEPQDLGQVVTESEPGKRLAYTWHTLQPMHQEMFGMGDEEFAEAAKERSKVTFDIEPSEEPDLGVKLTITHDGFTSADSKMLAGVKDGWTMMLSELKTILEKAA
- a CDS encoding AMP-dependent synthetase/ligase codes for the protein MPPVAPQPALVEPRLRHLDGVVREVSVPPFAAPVSSGSLADIPFDNAREAPAEAVLSRKGDDGRWRDVSAAEFAEEVLAVAKGLIAEGLAPGDRLAIMARTTYEWTLLDFAGWAAGLVTVPVYPTSSAYQTRWILQDSGAVALAVETVALAASLGPERDRMPDLEHLWSFEKGDVRRLAELGRNGDVSDAEVAGRRAELGPDSVATLIYTSGTTGRPKGCVLTHGNFFAEVDNAIELLHPVFKSVSKAPASTLLFLPLSHVFGRMVAVGCLRARVRLGHAPSIQTEDLLGDLAGFRPTFLLAIPYVLEKVFNTGRATAEKMGRASSFDRAARIAVRYGEAVEARQHGTGPGPTFGLRMARALYDPLVYRRIRAALGGKVRYAICGGSPLGRRLAAFYAGAGIEIFEGYGLTETTAAATVTPPLKPRLGTVGWPLPGTRVRIADDGEVLLAGGQVFGGYWDGQAGRVVPERGEWFATGDIGALDADGYLSITGRKKDILITTGGKNVAPAPLEDWLRAHPLVGQCMVVGDDRPYITALLTLEADGIAHWCRMKKKAHTGPGLVDDADLRETLQRAVDEANKLVSRAESIRRFAVLPVDFTEESGHLTPSLKLKRDAIERDFAEEIEGLYGHAR
- a CDS encoding DUF397 domain-containing protein, with the translated sequence MSTEELTWFKSSYSSGGGGECLEVAYAWRKSTHSGGEGGECVEVSPCPHAIHVRDSKNPEGPNLSVTPTTWAAFISHTQGTATA